The Thiothrix subterranea genome has a segment encoding these proteins:
- a CDS encoding N,N-dimethylformamidase beta subunit family domain-containing protein, whose protein sequence is MATILPNHLHTATGKLSTGLIGTVGLLGLTLFSPSAFAVSCDFRNGDVFTEICGYIEAGTVQTGGQMRVHVASTLPNFAIHMQRAGNKDPNAVTSASFSGAGNYTPSANSYNDLNWGSAYNVGIPSHLTSGIYELNFKNDLGNYSEFVAIKSAQPGSHSKVLVLDSLPTKIAYSPIGGKSMYGFNSINGASPEVSMERPTGRGQWTEHREFVKWLDQQGVSYEAASMMDLHRDPALLSHYNLVILVGHNEYWSKEMRDNWDNYLAAGGNAAIFSGNTMWWQVRFSADNKHMICYKNANNDPLKSDNSRVTTNWFTSPVNRPENLSTGVSFRHGGYANYTEGANRHYLNEGFTVTDASHWAFEGTGLSNQGVFGHKTVGYEVDGALFKMVNGKPVVTGEDGTPTNFQILATTPAYAINSPSLTPGIVPNNHNGQGWGTLGVFKPTATSGTVFVAPTISWGEGLNDPQVARITRNVIERLKHRTQQAPSTSGNTDTSTNTGSSNTDTTNNTSSEPQVAASTNAGGGGSLPLSALLLGLLAIFGLKARKP, encoded by the coding sequence ATGGCTACTATATTACCCAATCACCTTCATACCGCAACTGGCAAATTATCGACAGGGCTGATTGGCACGGTGGGCTTGCTTGGTCTGACACTGTTTTCACCAAGTGCGTTTGCTGTTTCCTGTGACTTTAGAAATGGCGACGTATTCACGGAAATTTGTGGCTATATTGAAGCGGGTACGGTACAAACCGGTGGGCAAATGCGCGTCCATGTCGCCAGCACCCTACCTAATTTTGCCATACACATGCAACGTGCAGGCAACAAAGATCCTAACGCCGTCACGAGCGCTTCTTTCAGTGGCGCAGGTAACTATACCCCTAGTGCTAACAGCTACAATGATTTGAACTGGGGTTCTGCCTATAACGTTGGCATCCCCTCGCATTTGACGAGTGGTATTTACGAACTTAATTTCAAGAATGATCTTGGCAATTATTCTGAATTCGTTGCGATCAAGTCGGCACAACCGGGCAGCCATTCCAAAGTGTTGGTGCTGGACAGTTTACCCACGAAAATTGCCTACTCCCCCATTGGCGGTAAGTCCATGTATGGCTTCAACTCCATCAATGGCGCATCACCCGAAGTTTCAATGGAACGCCCGACTGGGCGCGGACAGTGGACAGAACACCGTGAATTTGTCAAATGGCTTGACCAGCAAGGTGTTAGCTACGAAGCCGCGTCGATGATGGATCTGCACCGTGACCCCGCATTACTGAGCCATTACAACTTAGTCATACTCGTTGGGCATAATGAGTACTGGTCAAAAGAAATGCGCGATAACTGGGATAACTACCTCGCGGCGGGTGGTAATGCAGCTATTTTTAGTGGCAATACCATGTGGTGGCAAGTGCGTTTCAGTGCCGACAATAAGCACATGATCTGTTACAAAAATGCCAACAATGATCCGTTGAAAAGTGATAATAGTCGCGTTACCACCAACTGGTTCACCTCCCCGGTTAACAGACCAGAGAATCTCTCCACCGGGGTTAGTTTCCGACACGGTGGCTATGCGAATTACACCGAAGGCGCAAACCGTCATTATCTTAACGAAGGCTTTACCGTAACCGATGCTTCTCATTGGGCATTTGAGGGTACTGGGTTAAGCAATCAAGGTGTCTTTGGGCATAAAACGGTTGGTTATGAAGTTGATGGCGCATTGTTCAAAATGGTGAATGGCAAACCTGTCGTCACTGGCGAAGATGGCACACCCACTAACTTTCAAATTTTAGCGACAACCCCGGCATACGCGATCAACTCTCCTTCGTTGACACCCGGTATCGTGCCTAATAATCACAACGGGCAAGGCTGGGGAACCCTTGGGGTATTTAAACCCACCGCCACTAGCGGCACGGTCTTTGTTGCGCCCACCATATCGTGGGGCGAAGGCTTAAATGACCCACAAGTAGCACGCATCACTCGCAATGTCATTGAGCGCCTGAAACACCGCACTCAACAAGCACCGAGTACAAGCGGCAATACCGACACATCGACTAATACCGGCAGCAGCAATACTGACACGACCAACAATACATCGAGCGAACCTCAAGTAGCCGCATCAACCAACGCTGGTGGTGGCGGTAGCCTGCCACTAAGCGCACTCTTGTTAGGTTTACTGGCAATCTTCGGCTTAAAAGCACGCAAGCCATAA
- a CDS encoding exosortase H-associated membrane protein, which translates to MTHKPLHRFMLGVLIFFPLTFFLWYVSATYHLAPITLITGKLVSIVVPDALMWLRLDGHMLVLASNFGHDSTGMIVSPPVGDDVLGFHLNPLIYSYSLPLLAALMLATPSARKWSNLLWGIVLILPTEIFSMTFSVLKTLTFDVGAAFQAQQSISPTEADFIALGYQVGTLLLPMIAPLIIWVALNRDFLLHLAPQWEQSFTR; encoded by the coding sequence ATGACACACAAGCCCCTGCACCGCTTTATGTTGGGCGTACTGATTTTTTTTCCACTCACGTTTTTCCTGTGGTATGTCAGCGCCACTTATCATCTTGCCCCTATCACGTTGATAACCGGCAAACTCGTGAGCATCGTTGTGCCTGACGCACTCATGTGGCTACGTTTAGACGGACACATGCTAGTGTTGGCCTCTAATTTTGGACACGATAGCACTGGGATGATCGTCTCGCCACCGGTGGGTGATGACGTGCTAGGGTTTCACTTGAACCCATTGATTTACAGCTACAGCTTACCATTGCTGGCGGCGTTAATGCTCGCTACCCCAAGCGCACGCAAATGGTCGAATCTGCTGTGGGGCATCGTCTTGATTCTACCGACTGAAATATTCAGCATGACATTCAGTGTCCTGAAAACCTTGACCTTTGACGTTGGGGCGGCATTTCAAGCACAGCAAAGCATTTCCCCCACTGAAGCAGATTTCATTGCGCTAGGGTATCAGGTCGGCACGTTGTTGTTGCCAATGATTGCACCATTAATTATCTGGGTTGCACTGAATCGGGACTTTCTGCTGCACCTTGCACCACAATGGGAACAATCGTTTACCCGCTAA
- the xrtH gene encoding exosortase H has product MVRFLLLFLLVQGVLFGVEMLQPVQTAVILPWTSVLADVSGWLMTAFDPNVATAGKVVRSTVNGFAVSIEPGCNGVEAMIVLLAAIMAFPAPFLYKLTGLLWGFIAIQGMNLLRIISLFYLGQWSQALFDWAHLYIWQALIMLDALIVFLVWIRYLPGQQRQTKSAEAVA; this is encoded by the coding sequence ATGGTACGTTTCCTTCTGTTGTTTCTATTGGTGCAAGGCGTTTTGTTTGGGGTAGAAATGCTTCAACCCGTGCAAACCGCCGTTATCCTGCCTTGGACAAGCGTGTTAGCCGACGTGAGCGGTTGGTTAATGACCGCGTTCGACCCTAATGTAGCTACCGCCGGTAAAGTCGTGCGCAGTACGGTGAATGGCTTTGCGGTGTCGATTGAGCCGGGGTGCAATGGGGTTGAGGCAATGATTGTATTGCTGGCGGCGATTATGGCGTTCCCTGCCCCCTTCCTGTACAAGCTGACGGGGTTATTGTGGGGCTTTATTGCCATCCAAGGCATGAATCTGTTGCGAATCATTAGTTTATTTTACCTTGGACAATGGAGCCAAGCGTTATTCGACTGGGCACATCTATACATTTGGCAAGCCTTAATTATGCTGGATGCCCTTATCGTCTTCTTGGTGTGGATTCGTTATTTACCGGGGCAACAGCGCCAAACAAAATCAGCCGAGGCAGTAGCATGA
- a CDS encoding serine/threonine protein kinase: MKHPLLAQYPLALPGYQYVNTLHESDNAVILLAHHSNGLPVVIKRFKFDASHLSHELVDEFILESKALGLLAHPGLVRPLDAGIASGALYMIMEYVQGVTLRRHLATSGTPPLAQALQWFEEITLALGVIHGIGLLHQDLKTSNIIVRNDQSLALLDFGLETRLLVASGFLREDEIYCTPYYISPERIIGDPPDERTDLYALGVILYELLVGHKPYESNTLAELLKKHALAPIPRLPDNLSTYQPLLNGLLAKFPENRLQSADGVVRLLQDVSQRVNSGSSRS, translated from the coding sequence GTGAAACACCCTTTATTGGCGCAGTATCCGCTGGCATTACCGGGCTATCAATACGTCAACACGCTGCATGAAAGCGACAATGCCGTCATTTTGCTGGCCCATCATTCCAATGGCTTGCCGGTGGTGATCAAGCGCTTCAAATTTGATGCCAGTCACTTATCACACGAGTTAGTTGACGAATTCATTTTAGAAAGCAAAGCTTTAGGTTTACTTGCCCACCCTGGGCTAGTGCGACCATTGGATGCAGGAATAGCGTCTGGCGCTCTTTACATGATCATGGAATACGTGCAGGGCGTCACGTTGCGACGGCACTTGGCTACATCGGGTACTCCACCGTTAGCGCAAGCCTTGCAATGGTTTGAGGAAATCACGCTTGCCTTGGGAGTGATTCACGGCATTGGATTGCTGCATCAAGACCTTAAAACCTCCAATATCATTGTGCGCAATGATCAATCCTTAGCTTTGCTGGATTTTGGGTTGGAAACCCGTTTGCTGGTTGCCAGCGGGTTTTTGCGTGAAGATGAAATCTATTGCACACCCTATTATATAAGCCCTGAACGCATTATCGGCGACCCGCCAGACGAACGTACCGATTTATATGCCCTAGGGGTAATACTGTATGAGTTACTGGTTGGTCACAAACCCTATGAGTCCAATACATTGGCTGAACTCTTGAAAAAACATGCACTTGCCCCCATACCACGCTTGCCTGACAACCTATCTACTTATCAGCCATTATTGAATGGCTTATTGGCTAAGTTCCCTGAAAACAGGCTACAGTCAGCCGACGGGGTGGTACGATTGTTGCAGGATGTATCTCAAAGGGTTAACTCAGGGAGTTCCAGATCATGA
- the rpsF gene encoding 30S ribosomal protein S6, producing MRHYEIVFLVHPDQSEQVPAMVERYRSMVQESGGAIHRLEDWGRRQLAYPINKLHKAHYVLMNIECGAETLAELESIFRFNDAVIRNVTMRTDKAITEPSPLRKDAEGKPTRRMREEVLSDDDSSDDE from the coding sequence ATGAGACATTATGAAATTGTCTTTCTGGTCCACCCGGATCAGAGTGAACAAGTACCTGCGATGGTAGAACGCTACCGTAGTATGGTGCAGGAAAGCGGTGGCGCAATCCACCGTTTAGAAGATTGGGGCCGTCGCCAATTGGCTTACCCGATCAACAAGCTGCATAAAGCACATTATGTGCTGATGAATATCGAATGCGGCGCGGAAACACTGGCTGAACTGGAAAGCATTTTCCGCTTCAATGACGCGGTTATCCGTAATGTCACCATGCGCACCGACAAGGCTATCACTGAACCATCCCCGTTGAGAAAAGACGCGGAAGGCAAGCCTACTAGACGTATGCGTGAAGAAGTACTGTCCGATGATGATTCATCTGACGACGAATAA
- the rpsR gene encoding 30S ribosomal protein S18 has product MSRQFRRKKYCRFTAEKITEIDYKDLDILKSFITETGKIVPSRITGTKAIYQRQLATAIKRARFLALLPYTDQHK; this is encoded by the coding sequence ATGTCACGTCAATTCCGCCGCAAAAAATACTGCCGTTTCACGGCTGAAAAGATCACCGAGATTGATTACAAAGATCTCGACATCCTGAAAAGCTTTATTACCGAGACCGGTAAAATCGTACCTAGCCGCATTACAGGTACTAAAGCGATTTATCAGCGTCAACTGGCAACCGCTATCAAGCGTGCGCGTTTCCTCGCGTTGCTGCCATACACTGATCAGCACAAGTAA
- the rplI gene encoding 50S ribosomal protein L9 has product MQIILLKKVENLGTLGSVVSVRPGYARNFLIPQGKAQMATKANMAAFEVRRAELEAEAEAILAAAQARRDQLAEMVLTIKGKAGNEGKLFGSVSNIEIAEAIQAAGIQIERREIRMPDGAIRHLGEFDVGVHLHAEVDTTIKVVVEAE; this is encoded by the coding sequence ATGCAAATCATTCTTTTGAAAAAAGTGGAAAACCTCGGCACATTGGGTAGCGTTGTATCCGTGCGTCCTGGTTATGCCCGCAACTTCCTGATTCCGCAAGGCAAAGCGCAAATGGCGACCAAAGCCAATATGGCCGCTTTTGAAGTCCGTCGCGCTGAATTAGAAGCCGAAGCCGAAGCGATTCTGGCAGCCGCACAAGCGCGTCGTGATCAACTGGCTGAGATGGTGTTGACCATCAAAGGCAAAGCAGGTAACGAAGGCAAATTGTTCGGTTCGGTTTCCAATATCGAAATTGCCGAAGCCATTCAAGCCGCTGGTATCCAAATCGAACGCCGTGAAATTCGTATGCCGGATGGCGCGATTCGTCATCTGGGTGAATTTGACGTGGGCGTGCATTTGCACGCTGAAGTCGATACCACCATCAAGGTTGTGGTTGAAGCAGAATAA
- the dnaB gene encoding replicative DNA helicase encodes MADSYESLKIPPHSIEAEQSVLGGLLLSGLANDSTAWDTIADKIIESDFYRQDHRLIFRAIADLVEDSKPLDLVTVSEWLKQRNELENAGGFAYLATMAKDTPSAANIRAYADIVREKSVLRQLISVGTGIADSAFTAQGRPSKELLDEAEQKVFKIAEQGTRQGQVFKPLKSLLKVTLAHIEELSKLDTNITGVSTGYSQLDEMTSGLQKGDLIIVAGRPSMGKCIVTGSRVLDPLTGRLEVIDDLVARQQGSLATLNAQMRLQVAQPSQYVDDGIKPVFRVRTALGREITTTLTHPFLTIEGWKPLADIQIGKRIAVPRILPFFGKGTLSEQRTKLIAYFLTDGGLTQSCPQFTNINPRIRQDFIAALDDFPGVQWRLEDSKGQRTPSIRVATDTVFQHKARQDFAARFKYRLQELSLSLNALARQLGVAVATVHYWSVGKAVPAGDMFGILCRQLQLEPSALMPHGSAATTRSAPNPVTEWLQTLDLMGKNAYEKRIPAPVYELPRALMAVFLNRAFACDGSVYVQNGVQAGISYSTVSYALARDMQHLLVRFGILAKLRHRQVRYQGEYRAAYELRITHQQHVRQFLEEIGVYGKEEAVQKALTVSQEKTPKVILDTLPSETWAIVADCKSDLTWAELAHRMGRKPGHNFHVGKRGIGRELLAEMAAALSSETLATLAHSDLYWDEIESIDYLGEQQVYDLSVPDTHNFVADDVLVHNTTFSMNIAEYAAAHKKLPTAVFSMEMPAEQLTLRLLSSMGRVDQHRIRTGKLTDEDWPRIATAVKIFADVPMFIDDSPALSPTEVRARARRLMREHGQLGLIVLDYLQLMQTGTSTDNRTAEISEISRGLKSLAKELAVPVIALSQLNRSLEQRPNKRPVMSDLRESGAIEQDADLIIFIYRDEVYNPESPDKGTAEIIIAKQRNGPIGSLRLTFLGKYTRFENYTPDIYTPGFE; translated from the coding sequence ATGGCAGACTCATACGAATCCCTCAAAATCCCCCCCCACTCCATCGAAGCCGAACAATCTGTTCTGGGCGGCTTGTTGTTGAGTGGCTTAGCTAATGACAGTACCGCGTGGGATACCATTGCGGATAAAATAATCGAAAGCGATTTCTATAGGCAAGACCATCGCCTGATTTTCCGCGCTATCGCCGATTTGGTCGAAGACAGCAAACCGCTGGATTTGGTCACGGTGTCCGAATGGCTCAAGCAGCGTAATGAACTGGAAAATGCCGGTGGCTTTGCTTATTTGGCGACAATGGCGAAAGACACGCCCAGTGCCGCCAATATCCGTGCGTATGCTGACATCGTGCGTGAAAAATCGGTGCTGCGCCAATTGATCAGTGTGGGGACAGGCATCGCCGATTCCGCCTTCACTGCCCAAGGTCGCCCCAGCAAAGAATTGCTGGATGAAGCCGAACAAAAGGTTTTCAAGATCGCAGAGCAAGGCACACGGCAAGGCCAAGTATTCAAACCGCTGAAAAGTCTGCTGAAAGTTACCTTGGCGCATATCGAGGAATTAAGCAAACTCGATACCAATATTACCGGCGTTTCCACCGGCTACAGCCAATTGGACGAAATGACCTCAGGTTTGCAGAAAGGGGATTTGATCATCGTGGCGGGCAGGCCATCCATGGGCAAATGCATTGTTACTGGCAGCCGCGTACTGGATCCGCTCACGGGGCGTTTGGAAGTTATTGACGATTTGGTTGCCCGACAACAAGGTTCATTGGCTACGCTAAACGCACAGATGCGTTTGCAAGTCGCGCAACCGTCGCAATATGTTGATGATGGTATCAAACCCGTTTTCCGGGTACGCACGGCGCTTGGGCGTGAAATCACCACCACGCTGACGCATCCTTTTCTCACGATTGAAGGTTGGAAGCCATTAGCGGATATTCAGATCGGTAAACGCATTGCAGTACCCCGTATTTTGCCGTTTTTTGGCAAAGGCACGCTGTCAGAACAGCGCACTAAACTCATTGCTTATTTTTTAACTGATGGTGGCTTGACGCAAAGTTGCCCGCAATTCACCAATATTAACCCTCGAATTCGCCAAGATTTTATTGCCGCACTCGACGATTTTCCGGGTGTGCAATGGCGCTTGGAAGACAGTAAGGGGCAACGCACCCCCAGTATCCGTGTTGCAACCGATACCGTATTTCAGCACAAAGCAAGGCAAGATTTTGCCGCACGTTTTAAATACCGCTTGCAAGAACTTTCCCTAAGTTTGAATGCATTAGCGCGGCAATTAGGCGTTGCCGTGGCAACGGTACATTATTGGTCAGTAGGGAAAGCAGTTCCTGCTGGGGATATGTTCGGTATTTTGTGTCGGCAACTTCAGCTAGAACCCTCTGCCTTGATGCCACATGGCAGTGCTGCCACTACCCGTTCTGCGCCAAATCCGGTGACGGAATGGTTACAAACGTTGGATTTGATGGGCAAAAATGCTTATGAAAAGCGTATACCGGCGCCTGTATATGAATTGCCGCGTGCATTGATGGCGGTTTTTTTGAACCGGGCGTTTGCGTGTGATGGCAGTGTTTACGTCCAAAACGGTGTTCAAGCGGGTATTTCCTATAGCACGGTTAGCTATGCATTAGCGCGGGATATGCAGCATTTATTGGTACGTTTTGGCATTCTTGCGAAATTACGCCATCGGCAAGTGCGGTATCAGGGCGAGTATCGTGCCGCTTATGAATTGCGTATTACACATCAGCAACACGTTCGCCAATTTTTAGAAGAAATTGGCGTGTACGGTAAAGAAGAAGCCGTGCAAAAAGCCTTGACGGTCAGCCAAGAAAAAACACCCAAAGTCATTTTAGATACCTTGCCAAGCGAAACATGGGCAATTGTTGCAGATTGCAAAAGCGATTTGACCTGGGCGGAATTAGCGCATCGGATGGGGCGTAAACCCGGACATAATTTCCATGTGGGTAAGCGCGGCATAGGTCGTGAGTTATTGGCAGAAATGGCAGCCGCGTTATCATCCGAGACACTTGCTACGCTTGCGCACAGTGATCTTTATTGGGATGAAATTGAATCCATTGATTATTTGGGTGAACAGCAAGTCTATGACTTGAGCGTACCGGATACGCACAATTTTGTTGCGGATGATGTGTTGGTACATAACACCACTTTTTCGATGAACATCGCCGAATACGCCGCTGCGCACAAAAAACTCCCGACTGCCGTATTCAGCATGGAAATGCCCGCCGAACAGCTCACTTTGCGTTTGCTGTCTTCGATGGGACGGGTTGACCAACACCGCATTCGGACGGGAAAACTCACCGACGAAGATTGGCCGCGCATTGCCACGGCGGTGAAAATTTTTGCCGATGTTCCCATGTTCATCGACGACAGCCCCGCACTTTCCCCAACCGAAGTTCGCGCCCGCGCCCGCCGCTTAATGCGTGAACACGGGCAACTCGGCTTGATTGTGCTGGACTACCTGCAACTGATGCAAACCGGCACGAGCACCGACAACCGCACGGCGGAAATTTCCGAAATCTCACGCGGTTTGAAGTCGCTGGCAAAAGAACTCGCCGTTCCCGTGATTGCATTGTCACAGCTTAATCGCAGTTTGGAACAACGCCCCAATAAACGCCCAGTGATGTCGGATTTACGTGAATCTGGCGCTATAGAACAGGATGCTGATCTAATTATTTTTATCTATCGCGATGAAGTCTACAACCCCGAATCCCCCGACAAAGGCACGGCAGAAATCATCATTGCCAAGCAGCGTAACGGGCCGATTGGCAGTTTGCGCTTAACGTTCCTCGGTAAATACACCCGTTTTGAGAATTATACCCCTGACATTTATACCCCAGGATTTGAATAA
- the alr gene encoding alanine racemase, with translation MKRSARAIIDTAALRHNLARCREAAPNSLAMAVIKANAYGHNMLKAAETLSNANGFAVSCLSEATELRQARFIHPILVLQGFNHLQGMKAAAEHRFRVVLHDLSQLELLDNAPASVKVDVALKLDTGMHRLGFPVEQAPHLFERLSKHPNVKPNPWLMTHMACADDLDSDKTPQQLERFAKYTAGLQAPRSIGNSASILGWPQTHVNWVRPGIMLYGSSPFVNGDAKRDGLQPVMSLVAPLISIHTIPQGESIGYGASWVCPEDTRTGIVAIGYADGYPRHAPTGTPVWINGKQTRLLGRVSMDMIVIDLTAIEARVGDQVELWGKHLSVDRVAHAAGTISYEILCNAGNLCKHEYL, from the coding sequence ATGAAACGATCTGCACGCGCCATTATTGATACTGCTGCACTGCGGCATAACCTTGCACGCTGCCGCGAAGCCGCACCTAATAGTTTGGCAATGGCAGTGATCAAGGCCAATGCTTACGGGCATAATATGCTCAAAGCTGCTGAAACCCTTAGCAATGCTAACGGTTTCGCGGTCTCATGTTTGTCGGAAGCGACCGAATTGCGCCAAGCCCGCTTTATCCACCCGATTTTGGTGTTGCAAGGTTTCAATCATTTGCAAGGCATGAAAGCTGCCGCCGAACATCGGTTTCGGGTTGTGCTGCACGATCTTTCCCAACTGGAATTACTCGATAATGCGCCCGCCTCGGTCAAAGTGGATGTTGCGCTGAAACTGGATACCGGGATGCACCGTCTGGGGTTTCCGGTAGAGCAAGCGCCGCACTTATTCGAGCGCTTAAGCAAGCACCCGAACGTCAAGCCCAACCCGTGGTTGATGACACACATGGCGTGTGCCGACGACTTGGATAGCGACAAAACCCCGCAACAACTGGAGCGATTCGCCAAATACACGGCTGGTTTGCAAGCACCGCGTAGCATCGGCAATTCCGCCAGTATTTTGGGCTGGCCGCAAACCCATGTGAATTGGGTACGCCCCGGCATTATGCTGTATGGCTCTTCCCCGTTTGTGAATGGCGATGCCAAGCGTGACGGTTTACAGCCGGTAATGAGCTTGGTTGCGCCGCTGATTTCGATTCACACCATTCCGCAAGGCGAAAGCATTGGCTACGGGGCAAGTTGGGTATGCCCAGAAGACACCCGTACCGGCATCGTGGCGATTGGTTATGCAGACGGCTACCCGCGTCATGCGCCAACCGGCACGCCAGTCTGGATCAATGGCAAGCAAACCCGTCTGCTAGGGCGGGTGTCGATGGATATGATCGTAATCGACCTCACCGCCATTGAAGCACGGGTGGGTGATCAGGTGGAATTGTGGGGAAAACACCTGTCTGTTGACCGGGTTGCGCACGCCGCTGGGACGATTAGTTACGAAATCCTGTGCAATGCAGGTAATCTTTGCAAGCATGAATATCTTTGA
- a CDS encoding ATP-binding protein: MAIFLACLLIAGGLGGILQYRLNRSFLDYLNEQENRSLTQLESRLVDVYEARGSWEELEQNPQLWTSILLSAVRSSFFPVNGDKFGAEPLPPPMRERDHESGRMPPPRVHIAQRMERFVGRIVLLDAKRAVVKGSSRLGVPDNLLELKSAGKTIGYLGMHRRQSLTEKVDVDFAERLQRTVWLVVLLLALPMAGLLSFLLARHLGKPIQALRKGTRQLTDGNYSLRMTPQGRDELGLLTRDFNQLAERLQQNETSRKQWIADIAHELRTPLAILRGEIEALQDGINQPDTATLASLHQEVSHLQRLVSDLYDLSMSDSGALSYHKETLDIVALLRETLTLHHTVLQEQGLQVQTQGLAQQAVLVQGDPQRLQQLFKNLLENSLRYTDKPGQLHISSQLQAEWMDILFEDSAPGVPNEALPQLFERLFRVESSRNRATGGAGLGLSICRNIVEAHGGTISAAHAALGGLQIRVHLPLHR; encoded by the coding sequence ATGGCTATCTTCCTTGCCTGCCTGCTGATTGCGGGCGGGTTGGGTGGCATTTTGCAATACCGGCTTAATCGCAGCTTTCTGGATTATCTCAATGAACAGGAAAATCGTTCGCTAACGCAACTGGAAAGCCGTTTAGTCGACGTCTACGAAGCCCGTGGCAGTTGGGAAGAACTTGAACAAAATCCCCAGCTCTGGACATCCATCCTCCTATCAGCGGTACGCAGCAGCTTTTTTCCGGTGAATGGCGACAAGTTTGGTGCTGAACCGCTACCACCCCCCATGCGTGAACGTGACCATGAATCAGGCAGGATGCCCCCGCCACGGGTGCACATTGCGCAACGCATGGAGCGCTTTGTCGGGCGCATTGTGTTATTGGATGCCAAACGCGCCGTGGTGAAAGGCAGTAGCCGCTTGGGTGTGCCAGACAATTTGCTGGAACTAAAGTCAGCGGGTAAAACCATTGGCTATTTGGGAATGCATCGCCGCCAAAGTCTAACCGAAAAAGTGGACGTGGACTTTGCGGAGCGTTTGCAACGCACGGTGTGGTTGGTGGTGTTGCTACTCGCACTGCCCATGGCGGGGCTGCTATCGTTTTTATTGGCGCGGCATTTGGGCAAGCCGATTCAAGCTTTGCGTAAGGGGACGCGCCAACTCACCGACGGCAATTACAGTTTGCGCATGACACCGCAAGGGCGTGATGAGCTGGGCTTGCTGACCCGCGATTTCAACCAATTAGCGGAACGTTTGCAGCAAAATGAGACCTCGCGCAAGCAGTGGATTGCCGATATTGCACATGAATTGCGTACCCCGCTGGCGATTTTGCGCGGCGAAATTGAAGCGCTGCAAGATGGCATTAATCAGCCGGATACCGCTACCCTGGCTTCGTTGCATCAGGAAGTGAGCCATTTACAGCGCTTGGTCAGTGACCTTTATGACCTTTCGATGTCAGACAGCGGGGCGCTCAGTTATCACAAGGAAACGCTTGATATTGTTGCGTTATTGCGTGAAACCCTGACCTTGCACCATACCGTTTTGCAAGAACAGGGGCTACAGGTGCAAACCCAAGGTTTGGCGCAGCAAGCCGTACTGGTGCAAGGCGATCCGCAACGTTTGCAACAATTGTTCAAAAATTTGTTGGAAAACAGCCTGCGCTATACCGATAAGCCGGGGCAATTACACATTAGCAGCCAGTTGCAGGCAGAATGGATGGATATTTTGTTTGAAGATTCCGCGCCGGGTGTGCCAAACGAAGCGCTGCCACAATTGTTTGAACGTTTATTCCGTGTGGAAAGTTCGCGCAACCGTGCGACAGGCGGCGCTGGTTTGGGCTTGAGCATTTGCCGTAATATCGTTGAAGCGCACGGTGGCACGATTAGTGCGGCTCATGCAGCACTGGGCGGGCTGCAAATTCGTGTTCACTTACCGCTGCACCGCTAA